In Crassostrea angulata isolate pt1a10 chromosome 6, ASM2561291v2, whole genome shotgun sequence, a genomic segment contains:
- the LOC128187900 gene encoding E3 ubiquitin-protein ligase TRIM71-like, with protein MAAYSDAMAGEQMVCPLCLNQADDIRMLPCLHSFCRRCLERAITRDHCPSPTSVEPKDILECPTCGQSVTLNSAGVDTFPSNQFISNIFDVMVPQQSEYENGETAERSITGRRWCSSCDEGSKATSVCKICNEYLCDHCVKAHQRVRLTKDHYIERFALDNMSLPFHSHQHPQLLSPSIHSSSMQHHSIADRPNHCCSKHEQEVLRLYCDTCSQAICRECTMMDHVGHSFIYLQEAIENSKIVTERLLTDAKTGIKALEESIALTQGMAERVEMRAQGVATDVRNIVRRHMSALEERERDLLRRVEKIRQVKGKSLHLQVDDLRLGLSSLLQTVDEAENLIHTGNDLDILKTRDKMVAEMQNVRKLRGHLQPHEDDSILFTPPDPALFNAVSKMGIITSSAYAPNCFATGDGLKKALKSKGAFFVIHTKDHHGDPKILGGDPVECIIQSPEGALYRTDVMDRQNGTYTVTYRPQLEGQHIISVVIRGKHIKDSPFVVNVRSGRNYNSIGNMLLQFGSEGEADGMLCRPWGVCCDKDGYIIVADRSNNRIQVFKPDGQFHHKFGSSGTRNGQFDRPAGVAVDLQNRVVVADKDNHRIQIFDIEGNFILKFGEKGNKNGQFNYPWDIAVSGEGKLLVSDTRNHRVQLFTQDGQFINKYGFEGSLWKHFDSPRGVCFNNEGQMVVTDFNNHRLLVIHPDFQTARFLGTEGSSNGQFLRPQGVAVDQEGNIIVADSKNHRVQIFQPNGNFLCKFGTNGTGPGQLDRPSGICVSPEGLIIVVDFGNNRVQVF; from the coding sequence ATGGCCGCATATTCGGATGCGATGGCGGGAGAACAGATGGTTTGCCCTCTGTGTCTCAATCAGGCAGACGATATTCGCATGTTACCATGTTTGCATTCGTTTTGTCGAAGATGTTTGGAAAGGGCGATAACTCGGGACCATTGCCCATCTCCAACATCTGTGGAGCCCAAAGACATTCTGGAGTGTCCAACTTGTGGCCAATCGGTGACCTTGAATTCTGCAGGAGTGGACACCTTCCCTTCAAATCAGTTTATCTCCAACATTTTTGATGTCATGGTTCCACAACAATCGGAATACGAAAATGGCGAAACAGCAGAGCGCTCAATTACAGGGCGAAGATGGTGTAGTTCATGTGATGAAGGTAGCAAGGCTACATCAGTGTGTAAAATCTGTAATGAGTATTTGTGTGATCATTGTGTAAAAGCCCATCAACGTGTAAGACTCACCAAAGATCATTATATAGAACGCTTTGCATTGGATAACATGAGCTTGCCTTTTCATTCGCATCAACATCCCCAGCTACTTTCCCCTTCCATTCATTCCTCTTCCATGCAACATCACAGCATCGCTGATAGGCCAAATCATTGCTGTAGTAAACATGAACAAGAGGTGCTTCGTCTTTATTGTGACACTTGTTCCCAAGCAATTTGTCGTGAGTGCACTATGATGGATCACGTTGGGCATAGTTTCATATACCTCCAAGAAGCAATAGAAAATTCCAAAATCGTTACAGAAAGATTACTTACTGATGCAAAAACGGGTATTAAAGCTCTAGAAGAAAGTATAGCTCTTACTCAGGGAATGGCAGAACGGGTTGAAATGAGAGCACAAGGGGTGGCTACTGATGTCAGGAACATCGTGAGAAGACACATGTCTGCATTAGAAGAGAGGGAGCGAGATTTATTGCGTCGGGTCGAAAAAATTCGTCAGGTCAAAGGAAAATCACTCCATTTACAAGTGGATGACTTGCGTCTTGGACTGAGTTCTCTGTTACAAACTGTGGACGAAGCTGAGAACTTGATACATACGGGTAATGACTTAGACATATTAAAAACCAGAGACAAAATGGTTGCAGAGATGCAAAATGTTAGAAAATTGAGGGGACATCTTCAGCCTCACGAAGATGATAGTATCCTGTTCACCCCACCAGATCCTGCACTATTCAATGCAGTCAGTAAGATGGGAATTATAACCAGTAGCGCTTATGCTCCAAACTGCTTCGCAACTGGGGATGGACTGAAAAAAGCCTTGAAAAGTAAAGGAGCATTTTTTGTAATCCATACCAAAGACCATCATGGAGATCCAAAAATTTTGGGAGGGGATCCAGTAGAATGTATCATCCAAAGTCCAGAGGGAGCACTTTATCGAACTGATGTTATGGACAGGCAGAATGGGACCTACACTGTGACATATCGGCCACAGCTGGAGGGGCAACATATTATATCAGTTGTCATTAGAGGCAAACACATCAAGGACAGTCCTTTTGTAGTCAATGTGCGAAGTGGACGGAATTATAATTCTATAGGGAACATGTTGCTTCAGTTTGGATCTGAAGGAGAAGCTGATGGAATGCTTTGTCGGCCCTGGGGAGTATGCTGCGACAAGGATGGCTACATCATAGTGGCAGATCGAAGTAACAATCGCATTCAAGTTTTTAAACCAGATGGGCAGTTTCACCATAAGTTTGGATCTTCCGGCACCAGAAATGGACAGTTTGACCGTCCGGCTGGAGTAGCGGTGGATCTCCAGAACAGAGTAGTAGTGGCTGACAAGGATAACCATCGCATTCAGATCTTTGATATAGAAGGGAACTTTATTTTGAAGTTTGgagaaaaaggaaataaaaacgGGCAATTCAACTATCCATGGGATATCGCGGTCAGTGGAGAAGGAAAATTGTTAGTTTCGGATACCAGGAACCACCGTGTGCAACTTTTCACACAGGATGGACAATTCATCAACAAGTATGGCTTTGAAGGATCCTTGTGGAAGCACTTCGACTCTCCAAGAGGGGTGTGCTTTAACAACGAGGGTCAGATGGTTGTTACAGACTTTAATAATCATAGACTTTTGGTGATTCATCCTGATTTTCAGACTGCACGATTTCTTGGAACAGAAGGGAGCTCCAACGGACAGTTTCTGCGCCCGCAAGGTGTCGCCGTTGATCAGGAAGGAAATATCATCGTGGCAGATTCTAAGAACCATCGTGTGCAAATATTCCAGCCAAACGGAAATTTTCTTTGCAAGTTTGGAACCAATGGAACAGGACCGGGGCAGCTTGACAGACCCTCTGGAATTTGTGTGTCCCCAGAGGGTCTCATCATTGTTGTGGATTTTGGTAATAATCGTGTGCAGGTCTTCTAA